In one window of Canis aureus isolate CA01 chromosome 36, VMU_Caureus_v.1.0, whole genome shotgun sequence DNA:
- the FEV gene encoding protein FEV, whose amino-acid sequence MRQSGASQPLLINMYLPDPVGDGLFKEGKSPGWGPLSPAVQKGSGQIQLWQFLLELLADRANAGCIAWEGGHGEFKLTDPDEVARRWGERKSKPNMNYDKLSRALRYYYDKNIMSKVHGKRYAYRFDFQGLAQACQPPPAHAHAAAAAAAAAAAAQDGALYKLPAGLAPLPFPGLSKLNLMAASAGVAPAGFSYWPGPGPAATAAATAALYPSPGLQPPPGPFGAVAAASHLGGHYH is encoded by the exons ATGAGACAGAGCGGCGCCTCCCAGCCCCTGCTGATCAACATGTACCTGCCAG ATCCCGTCGGAGACGGTCTCTTCAAGGAAGGGAagagcccggggtgggggccgCTGAGCCCGGCGGTGCAGAAAG GCAGCGGGCAGATCCAGCTGTGGCAGTTTCTGCTGGAGCTGCTGGCCGACCGCGCCAACGCCGGCTGCATCGCGTGGGAGGGCGGCCACGGCGAGTTCAAGCTCACGGACCCCGACGAGGTGGCGCGGCGCTGGGGCGAGCGCAAGAGCAAGCCCAACATGAACTACGACAAGCTGAGCCGCGCGCTGCGCTACTACTACGACAAGAACATCATGAGCAAGGTGCACGGCAAGCGCTACGCCTACCGCTTCGACTTCCAGGGCCTGGCGCAGGCCTGCCAGCCGCCCCCCGCGCACGCCcacgccgcggccgccgccgccgccgccgccgccgccgcccaggaCGGCGCGCTCTACAAGCTGCCGGCCGGCCTGGCCCCGCTGCCCTTCCCCGGCCTCTCCAAACTCAACCTGATGGCCGCGTCGGCCGGCGTCGCGCCCGCCGGCTTCTCCTACTGGccgggcccgggccccgccgccacggccgccgccaccgccgcacTCTACCCCAGCCCCGGCTTGCAGCCCCCGCCCGGGCCCTTCGGGGCGGTGGCCGCCGCCTCGCACTTGGGGGGCCACTACCACTAG
- the CRYBA2 gene encoding beta-crystallin A2 isoform X1 has protein sequence MGYVQVGMSSAPAPGPAPASLTLWDEEDFQGRRCRLLSDCANIAERGGLRRVRSVKVENGAWVAFEYPDFQGQQFILEKGDYPRWSAWSGSGGHHSDQLLSFRPVLCANHSDSRVTLFEGENFQGSKFELSDDYPSLPSMGWASKDVGSLKVSSGAWVAYQYPGYRGYQYVLERDRHSGEFRTYSEFGTQAHTGLLQSIRRVQH, from the exons ATGGGATATGTGCAAGT CGGCATGAGCAGCGCCCCCGCGCCGGGTCCGGCGCCCGCCAGCCTCACGCTCTGGGACGAGGAGGACTTCCAGGGCCGCCGCTGCCGGCTGCTGAGCGACTGCGCGAACATCGCCGAGCGCGGAGGCCTCCGCAGGGTGCGCTCTGTCAAGGTGGAAAATGGAGC TTGGGTGGCCTTTGAGTACCCCGACTTCCAGGGACAGCAGTTCATCCTGGAGAAGGGGGACTATCCTCGCTGGAGCGCCTGGAGCGGCAGTGGCGGCCACCACAGTGACCAGCTGCTCTCCTTCCGGCCAGTGCTCTGCGCG AATCACAGTGACAGCCGTGTGACACTGTTTGAGGGGGAGAACTTCCAGGGCAGCAAGTTTGAACTCAGCGATGACTACCCATCTCTGCCTTCCATGGGCTGGGCCAGCAAGGATGTGGGTTCTCTCAAAGTCAGCTCTGGAGC GTGGGTGGCCTACCAGTACCCAGGCTACCGGGGCTACCAGTATGTATTGGAGCGGGACCGGCACAGCGGGGAGTTCCGTACCTACAGCGAATTTGGCACCCAGGCCCACACTGGACTGCTGCAGTCCATTCGAAGAGTCCAGCATTAA
- the CDK5R2 gene encoding cyclin-dependent kinase 5 activator 2, translating to MGTVLSLSPASSAKGRRPGGLPEEKKKAPPVGDEALGGYGAPPAGKGGKGESRLKRPSVLISALTWKRLVAASAKKKKGSKKVTPKPASTGPDPLVQQRNRENLLRKGRDPPDGGGATKPLAVPVPTVPAAAATCEPPSGGSAAAPPPGSGGGKPPPPPPPAPQAAPPVPGGSPRRVIVQASTGELLRCLGDFVCRRCYRLKELSPGELVGWFRGVDRSLLLQGWQDQAFITPANLVFVYLLCRESLRGDELASAAELQAAFLTCLYLAYSYMGNEISYPLKPFLVEPDKERFWQRCLRLIQRLSPQMLRLNADPHFFTQVFQDLKNEGEAAAGAGGPPSGGAPAAPAAASAARDSCATGAKHWTMNLDR from the coding sequence ATGGGCACGGTGCTGTCTCTTTCCCCCGCCTCCTCGGCCAAGGGCCGGAGGCCCGGCGGGCTGCCCGAAGAGAAGAAGAAAGCGCCGCCCGTGGGGGACGAGGCGCTGGGGGGCTACGGGGCGCCGCCAGCAGGCAAGGGCGGCAAAGGCGAGAGCCGACTCAAGCGGCCGTCCGTGCTCATCTCGGCGCTTACCTGGAAGCGCCTGGTGGCCGCGTCTGCCAAGAAGAAGAAAGGCAGCAAGAAGGTGACGCCCAAGCCGGCGTCCACTGGCCCCGACCCCCTGGTCCAGCAACGCAATCGCGAGAACCTTCTCCGCAAGGGCCGGGACCCCCCCGACGGCGGCGGCGCCACCAAGCCCCTGGCGGTGCCGGTGCCCACCGTGCCCGCGGCCGCAGCCACCTGCGAGCCGCCGTCGGGGGGCAGcgcggccgccccgccgccgggTTCGGGCGGGGGcaagccgccgccgccgccacccccGGCCCCGCAGGCGGCCCCGCCGGTGCCCGGGGGCTCGCCGCGGCGGGTCATCGTGCAGGCGTCCACCGGCGAGCTGCTGCGCTGCCTGGGCGACTTCGTGTGCCGCCGCTGCTACCGCCTCAAGGAGCTGAGCCCGGGCGAGCTGGTGGGCTGGTTCCGCGGAGTGGACCGCTCACTGCTGCTGCAGGGCTGGCAAGACCAGGCCTTCATTACGCCCGCCAACCTGGTGTTCGTGTACCTGCTGTGCCGCGAGTCGCTGCGCGGGGATGAGCTGGCGTCGGCCGCCGAGCTGCAGGCCGCCTTCCTCACCTGCCTCTACCTCGCCTACTCCTACATGGGCAACGAGATCTCCTACCCGCTCAAGCCCTTCCTCGTGGAGCCCGACAAGGAGCGCTTCTGGCAACGCTGCCTGCGCCTCATCCAGCGGCTCAGCCCCCAGATGCTGCGGCTCAACGCCGACCCCCACTTCTTCACGCAGGTCTTTCAAGACCTCAAGAACGAGGGCGAGGCCGCCGCCGGCGCCGGGGGTCCACCCAGCGGGGGcgcgcccgcggcccccgccgccgcctcggccGCCAGGGACAGCTGCGCGACCGGAGCCAAGCACTGGACTATGAACCTGGACCGCTAG
- the CRYBA2 gene encoding beta-crystallin A2 isoform X2 — protein MSSAPAPGPAPASLTLWDEEDFQGRRCRLLSDCANIAERGGLRRVRSVKVENGAWVAFEYPDFQGQQFILEKGDYPRWSAWSGSGGHHSDQLLSFRPVLCANHSDSRVTLFEGENFQGSKFELSDDYPSLPSMGWASKDVGSLKVSSGAWVAYQYPGYRGYQYVLERDRHSGEFRTYSEFGTQAHTGLLQSIRRVQH, from the exons ATGAGCAGCGCCCCCGCGCCGGGTCCGGCGCCCGCCAGCCTCACGCTCTGGGACGAGGAGGACTTCCAGGGCCGCCGCTGCCGGCTGCTGAGCGACTGCGCGAACATCGCCGAGCGCGGAGGCCTCCGCAGGGTGCGCTCTGTCAAGGTGGAAAATGGAGC TTGGGTGGCCTTTGAGTACCCCGACTTCCAGGGACAGCAGTTCATCCTGGAGAAGGGGGACTATCCTCGCTGGAGCGCCTGGAGCGGCAGTGGCGGCCACCACAGTGACCAGCTGCTCTCCTTCCGGCCAGTGCTCTGCGCG AATCACAGTGACAGCCGTGTGACACTGTTTGAGGGGGAGAACTTCCAGGGCAGCAAGTTTGAACTCAGCGATGACTACCCATCTCTGCCTTCCATGGGCTGGGCCAGCAAGGATGTGGGTTCTCTCAAAGTCAGCTCTGGAGC GTGGGTGGCCTACCAGTACCCAGGCTACCGGGGCTACCAGTATGTATTGGAGCGGGACCGGCACAGCGGGGAGTTCCGTACCTACAGCGAATTTGGCACCCAGGCCCACACTGGACTGCTGCAGTCCATTCGAAGAGTCCAGCATTAA